In the Diprion similis isolate iyDipSimi1 chromosome 2, iyDipSimi1.1, whole genome shotgun sequence genome, one interval contains:
- the LOC124416599 gene encoding protein cereblon isoform X1, which translates to MNFVMETDESSASEENNSDASYIVETSDSDENIEDVASLPSADGTFDLTLPATHSYLGNNLEELRGRTILDDGIYMNLPLLVKQSVILFPGQTLPLTVHGTDTIDMLQKCIDKDRTFGVVCLTRDKMIPIGTTAEIYQYKSEIQSYGFKVKAKGRQRFKILRVIQKGSGKISADVKILPEISLGPPLFDERLVSLDRLRTPPTNKQQAKRWQKLERYDAVTTPWPSWVYRQYNSRLLAIRIRQILQYIETQGSSIPEDETELSFWVAQNLLLDDRERILLLAYNCAIPRLQWEIKYLFKDRVFTCSQCDEFIGKQSDIIPMSKEGPQSAYCNPAGIIHDTVTLYKAQGLVLSREEPCTDFSWFPGYAWTIASCNCGVHMGWKFTAVQSDLRPVAFWGLTRKSLRSKPLGV; encoded by the exons ATGAATTTTGTAATGGAGACAGATGAATCCAGTGCTTCTGAAGAGAATAATTCAG ATGCATCATACATTGTGGAAACATCTGATTCCGATGAAAACATTGAAGACGTGGCATCACTTCCATCCGCGGATGGCACGTTTGATTTAACGTTACCTGCAACTCACTCG TATTTGGGAAACAACTTGGAAGAGCTGAGAGGTCGTACTATTTTGGATGATGGTATATACATGAACCTGCCATTATTGGTAAAACAATCGGTCATTTTATTTCCTGGTCAAACACTGCCACTAACTGTCCATGGAACAGATACTATCGACATGCTCCAAAAATGTATAGACAAGGATCGAACTTTTGGTGTTGTTTGTTTGACTCGTGACAAAATGATCCCTATTGGGACAACGGCTGAAATCTATCAATACAAATCAGAAATTCAATCATATGGGTTTAAGGTGAAAGCAAAGGGGAGGCAACGCTTTAAAATATTGCGTGTAATACAG AAGGGTTCGGGAAAAATATCTGCTGATGTTAAAATACTACCAGAAATATCACTTGGACCACCGTTATTCGATGAACGATTGGTCAGCTTGGATCGCCTGAGAACACCTCCAACTAATAAGCAGCAGGCGAAAAGATGGCAAAAATTAGAGAGATATGACGCAGTAACAACTCCTTGGCCATCCTGGGTCTATAGACAGTACAATTCGAGATTACTTGCAATCAGAATCAGGCAGATTTTACAGTACATTGAAACAC AGGGCAGTAGTATTCCGGAAGATGAAACAGAATTATCATTTTGGGTTGCTCAAAATCTACTACTGGATGAccgtgaaagaattttattactggCCTATAATTGTGCCATTCCTAGGTTGCAATGGGAGATAAAATATCTGTTCAAG GACCGAGTTTTCACGTGTTCCCAATGCGACGAATTCATCGGAAAACAGTCTGACATAATTCCTATGAGTAAAGAAGGGCCGCAAAGTGCTTATTGTAATCCTGCCGGAATTATTCATGATACGGTGACTCTGTACAAAGCTCAAGGCCTGGTACTGAGCAGAGAGGAGCCGTGTACCGATTTTAGCTGGTTTCCAGG GTATGCTTGGACAATAGCTTCTTGCAACTGTGGAGTCCACATGGGATGGAAGTTCACGGCAGTTCAAAGTGATCTTAGACCTGTAGCATTTTGGGGACTTACTAGGAAAAGCTTACGATCAAAACCACTCGGCGTGTAA
- the LOC124416599 gene encoding protein cereblon isoform X2: MNFVMETDESSASEENNSDASYIVETSDSDENIEDVASLPSADGTFDLTLPATHSYLGNNLEELRGRTILDDGIYMNLPLLVKQSVILFPGQTLPLTVHGTDTIDMLQKCIDKDRTFGVVCLTRDKMIPIGTTAEIYQYKSEIQSYGFKVKAKGRQRFKILRVIQGSGKISADVKILPEISLGPPLFDERLVSLDRLRTPPTNKQQAKRWQKLERYDAVTTPWPSWVYRQYNSRLLAIRIRQILQYIETQGSSIPEDETELSFWVAQNLLLDDRERILLLAYNCAIPRLQWEIKYLFKDRVFTCSQCDEFIGKQSDIIPMSKEGPQSAYCNPAGIIHDTVTLYKAQGLVLSREEPCTDFSWFPGYAWTIASCNCGVHMGWKFTAVQSDLRPVAFWGLTRKSLRSKPLGV; this comes from the exons ATGAATTTTGTAATGGAGACAGATGAATCCAGTGCTTCTGAAGAGAATAATTCAG ATGCATCATACATTGTGGAAACATCTGATTCCGATGAAAACATTGAAGACGTGGCATCACTTCCATCCGCGGATGGCACGTTTGATTTAACGTTACCTGCAACTCACTCG TATTTGGGAAACAACTTGGAAGAGCTGAGAGGTCGTACTATTTTGGATGATGGTATATACATGAACCTGCCATTATTGGTAAAACAATCGGTCATTTTATTTCCTGGTCAAACACTGCCACTAACTGTCCATGGAACAGATACTATCGACATGCTCCAAAAATGTATAGACAAGGATCGAACTTTTGGTGTTGTTTGTTTGACTCGTGACAAAATGATCCCTATTGGGACAACGGCTGAAATCTATCAATACAAATCAGAAATTCAATCATATGGGTTTAAGGTGAAAGCAAAGGGGAGGCAACGCTTTAAAATATTGCGTGTAATACAG GGTTCGGGAAAAATATCTGCTGATGTTAAAATACTACCAGAAATATCACTTGGACCACCGTTATTCGATGAACGATTGGTCAGCTTGGATCGCCTGAGAACACCTCCAACTAATAAGCAGCAGGCGAAAAGATGGCAAAAATTAGAGAGATATGACGCAGTAACAACTCCTTGGCCATCCTGGGTCTATAGACAGTACAATTCGAGATTACTTGCAATCAGAATCAGGCAGATTTTACAGTACATTGAAACAC AGGGCAGTAGTATTCCGGAAGATGAAACAGAATTATCATTTTGGGTTGCTCAAAATCTACTACTGGATGAccgtgaaagaattttattactggCCTATAATTGTGCCATTCCTAGGTTGCAATGGGAGATAAAATATCTGTTCAAG GACCGAGTTTTCACGTGTTCCCAATGCGACGAATTCATCGGAAAACAGTCTGACATAATTCCTATGAGTAAAGAAGGGCCGCAAAGTGCTTATTGTAATCCTGCCGGAATTATTCATGATACGGTGACTCTGTACAAAGCTCAAGGCCTGGTACTGAGCAGAGAGGAGCCGTGTACCGATTTTAGCTGGTTTCCAGG GTATGCTTGGACAATAGCTTCTTGCAACTGTGGAGTCCACATGGGATGGAAGTTCACGGCAGTTCAAAGTGATCTTAGACCTGTAGCATTTTGGGGACTTACTAGGAAAAGCTTACGATCAAAACCACTCGGCGTGTAA
- the LOC124416671 gene encoding ATP synthase subunit C lysine N-methyltransferase isoform X2, with product MKELQLENEELSSGVQKRTSNIGLIFVGLTGGAAVAISAVCLPFVSPALRKVCLPYVPATTQQVENVLQALKGRSGTLVDLGSGDGRIVMAAAKKGFKADGVELNPWLIAYSRFTAITRGLSTRVTFFRKDLWKFNLKKYDNVVIFGVQQMMDEVEEKFNSELKRDSLIIACRFPLPNLEPVAILGHGVDTVWVYKSAASSK from the exons aTGAAGGAACTACAGttagaaaatgaagaattatCTAGTGGCGTTCAAAAACGCACATCCAATATCGGTTTAATTTTTGTTGGACTTACCG GCGGTGCAGCTGTAGCCATCAGTGCGGTATGCCTTCCATTTGTGAGTCCAGCATTGCGCAAGGTTTGTTTACCTTATGTGCCAGCCACCACTCAACAAGTTGAAAATGTTCTACAGGCATTGAAGGGGCGCTCAGGAACCTTAGTGGACTTGGGTAGTGGAGACGGACGTATA GTCATGGCTGCTGCAAAAAAAGGATTTAAGGCAGATGGTGTCGAATTAAATCCATGGCTTATAGCGTATTCACGATTTACCGCTATAACGCGAGGACTGTCAACAAGGGTCACCTTCTTTAGAAAAGATctttggaaatttaatttgaaaaagtacgATAACGTTGTTATTTTTGGAGTGCAGCAAATG aTGGATGAAGTGGAAGAGAAATTTAATTCAGAACTAAAGAGAGATAGTTTGATAATAGCTTGTCGTTTTCCATTACCCAACTTGGAACCTGTTGCAATACTTGGGCATGGAGTTGATACTGTTTGGGTCTACAAAAGTGCGGCTTCATCAAA
- the LOC124416671 gene encoding ATP synthase subunit C lysine N-methyltransferase isoform X1: MKELQLENEELSSGVQKRTSNIGLIFVGLTGGAAVAISAVCLPFVSPALRKVCLPYVPATTQQVENVLQALKGRSGTLVDLGSGDGRIVMAAAKKGFKADGVELNPWLIAYSRFTAITRGLSTRVTFFRKDLWKFNLKKYDNVVIFGVQQMMDEVEEKFNSELKRDSLIIACRFPLPNLEPVAILGHGVDTVWVYKSAASSKSNNEL; this comes from the exons aTGAAGGAACTACAGttagaaaatgaagaattatCTAGTGGCGTTCAAAAACGCACATCCAATATCGGTTTAATTTTTGTTGGACTTACCG GCGGTGCAGCTGTAGCCATCAGTGCGGTATGCCTTCCATTTGTGAGTCCAGCATTGCGCAAGGTTTGTTTACCTTATGTGCCAGCCACCACTCAACAAGTTGAAAATGTTCTACAGGCATTGAAGGGGCGCTCAGGAACCTTAGTGGACTTGGGTAGTGGAGACGGACGTATA GTCATGGCTGCTGCAAAAAAAGGATTTAAGGCAGATGGTGTCGAATTAAATCCATGGCTTATAGCGTATTCACGATTTACCGCTATAACGCGAGGACTGTCAACAAGGGTCACCTTCTTTAGAAAAGATctttggaaatttaatttgaaaaagtacgATAACGTTGTTATTTTTGGAGTGCAGCAAATG aTGGATGAAGTGGAAGAGAAATTTAATTCAGAACTAAAGAGAGATAGTTTGATAATAGCTTGTCGTTTTCCATTACCCAACTTGGAACCTGTTGCAATACTTGGGCATGGAGTTGATACTGTTTGGGTCTACAAAAGTGCGGCTTCATCAAA